The sequence GCACGTTGGGCAAGCCCATGATTAAGCCAAAAAGAAGCCTCTGGGCCGCCTTCCAAATACATGATTTTGTCTATATCCAAATCCGTTTGGAGCAAAATATTAGCAAAATCGTGCACCGAATACGGAAAACGTGTAAATATCCACAGCGCATTGCCCGCTTTGTCTGTTCCCCACAAAACCATACTCCATTTTTTAGCTTGCTGTTTCCAAACATTTTTGCCGCCAGTTACCACGCGCAGCCCCTGCGAAAAGCTATGATATTTGGTTTTGAGCAAGTCCCAATTTTGGGCAGAAAGGTCTATGAGTTGCATCGGCGGAACAGAATTATCTTTCGGATTAAAGGCCAACATCAGTTTGTAATCTTTGCGCAAACGCGCATTATTGATATGATTGTAATTGGCTGTATAGCCTGTTGCTGTCAGAAATACGCCATCAAGTTCGAACATTCCCGCGTTCACGGCAGCCAATAATCCTGCTTTTTTCGCAAAAACATCCATCGGCAAGCGTTCGGGGACTTTCTTCGCCGACGCATTTTTCATCACAAAATCAAAATCATTGGGGTTAATGCGCAAAACCGTAATCTCTGGATTAGTCGCAACAGGGCTTTTAATCGTAATGAGTTCTAATCCTGTTTCCAATTCCTGAACTTGGCTTTGGGCTTGCGCACCCAACCACACCAACAATCCCAAAAGCGTATATACTATCTTCATCTTCCACTATATTTAATTCAATAATTTACAAAAACAAGAACAGTTACACCATAA is a genomic window of Flexibacter flexilis DSM 6793 containing:
- a CDS encoding phosphodiester glycosidase family protein, with the translated sequence MKIVYTLLGLLVWLGAQAQSQVQELETGLELITIKSPVATNPEITVLRINPNDFDFVMKNASAKKVPERLPMDVFAKKAGLLAAVNAGMFELDGVFLTATGYTANYNHINNARLRKDYKLMLAFNPKDNSVPPMQLIDLSAQNWDLLKTKYHSFSQGLRVVTGGKNVWKQQAKKWSMVLWGTDKAGNALWIFTRFPYSVHDFANILLQTDLDIDKIMYLEGGPEASFWLNHGLAQRALMGSYETGFNEDDKNKRFWELPNIIGIQRKKK